In Ornithodoros turicata isolate Travis chromosome 1, ASM3712646v1, whole genome shotgun sequence, the DNA window CGTTTACCCGACAGTAGACAAGTAGCGAGGTACGAGTGTGGACATGCTACTAATGCCGGTTTCCAAGATGCAATGGTACCCAAGCTTACAGAGCCACAGGATGAATCGCCTATGGTGCTACAGCTAGACTCCTCGAGAGCGCAACGTATTCGAGTCATGCTACAGGTTGAGGGACGGGACGTGGAAGCTCTTGTTGACACGGGCTCGTCTGTGTCCATAATGAACAACGAAGTGTACCAGCATTTCGCGACTCAGCATCCTTTGACGTCGACTTCTGTGCGTTTACTTGACTTTTCGAGGCAATGTATTCCCATTGAAGGATTCTTCGTAGCAGAGGTGGCATACGCGGAACATTCTTCAAGAATTGTGTTTTATGTGGTGAACACAGGAGCTACGCTGCTTGGCCTCGACGGCATTGCTGCGCTTCAGCTACGCATTGAGGGACAGTCCTTGCGCTGCTTACAAACATCTGTTGCCCCGCCGGTAATGTCAAAAGAACTACAACAAGAATTTCAGCACCTGTTTACCGACGGCTTAGGGTTAGCACGGGGCTACATCCACAAGGTCAAACTATGTGATAATGTGAAACCGGTGCAGGCAAAACTACGCCGTTTACCCTTTTCAGTGCGCGATGAAGTTTCCCGGGAACTACAGCGTCTTCTGGACGACGATGTAGTGGAACGCGTGGACGCGTCTGAGTGGGTGTCACCAATTGTAGTtgcaaagaagaaaaacggtACTATTCGTCTTTGTGTGGATCTGAGAGCACCAAACCAAGCTGTGATTGCTGACTGTTTCCCTTTGCCCAGCATCGATGAACTGATGGTATCTCTAGTAGGTGCTAAATGGTTTTCAAAGTTAGACTTAAAATCGGCATATCATCAAGTACTATTGAGTGAGGACAGCAGAGATCTCACGGCCTTTATAACACATGAAGGGTTGTTTAGATTTAAGCGTGTTTGTTTTGGTTTGGCCTCAGCACCATCcgctttccagaaaatgatGACTAATGTTTTGAAAGGGTGTAGCGGTGTACTATGTTATTTAgatgatgttgttgtttttggtgGTACTCGTGAAGAACATCACAGGAACCTGCGAGCTGTGTTAAGCCGCATTTCAGCCGTTGGACTTAAGTTGAACAACAAGTGTGTCTTTGACGTACCAGAACTTTCATTTGTTGGACACTTGGTTAATGCTCAAGGAATTCTACCATTGCAATCAAACGTTGATGCTGTGTTGCGGCTACCTGCACCTAAAGACTTTTCGTCATTGCGTTCGTTCCTCGGACTTGTCGGCTTTTACGCCAAGTTTATCCAAAATTTCGCGGACGAAGCGGAACCGCTCAGAAGAATTCTGCGAGGAAAGTCTGCATTCGCGTGGGATGAAGCAGCAGAACGGAGCTTCACCAGGATAAAGAAGATCCTGTCGTCGAAGCCTACGCTATCCGTCTTTAACCCCAGGTTACCAGTTGTAGTAACTACGGATGCTTCAGGACAAGGACTAGGAGCAGTGTTACAGCAGGTGGATGGAGATGACATTAATACAGTTGCTTTTGCATCTAGAACTTTATCAGCAGCAGAACGGAAGTACTCAGCATCCGAACGGGAGGCTCTAGCCGCTGTATGGGCCTGCGAAAGATGGCACTTGTATTTATGGGGAAGAAAATTTACACTGAGGACAGATCACCAGGCATTGGTATCGTTACTGACAACGCAAGGGTCAGGGCACCGACCTTGTCGAATTGTACGATGGGCTTCGAGACTTTTGCGGTACTCGTTTGTAGTAGAGTATAAGAAGGGCTCCGATAATTTCATCGCAGATGCATTATCCAGACTACCGATTCAAGATGAGATGGAGGCTGAGGAAGATATTTGTCTCATCACAGCGCCCATAGAGAAGCAAGAGTTACAGCAAGAAAGCACGAAAGACTTGGAACTTCAGCAAGTGAGCAGTTTGATTGAGGAAGGGTGGCCAGAAAGGAAGAGTGCGGTGAGCGACGAGCTTAAGCCATTTTGGAATGTACGAAATGAACTGTCCCTGGTGGACAGTATGCTCATGCGTGGGGAACGAATTATCCCACCGAAAGTCTTACGTCATCAGCTACTGGAACTGGCACACGAAGCACACCAAGGCATGGTGCGTTGCAAACAACGGCTCAGAGATATTTATTGGTGGCCACGTATGGACGCTGATGTGGAAGCCATCATTCGTGCTTGCGGAATCTGTCAAAGGGTTGATAAATCAGCAAAGACTGTGCGCGCTCCGTTGTGCCCAGTGTTGTTACCAGATGGACCTTGGGAAAAGATTGCAATTGACGTCGTCGGACCGATAGAAAGTGCGCCTTTGTCGTGCCGTTTTGCTATTACCCTTATCGATTACTTTAGCAGATGGCCAGAAGTGTGTTTTGCAAATACTGTCACTGCAAGTACTGTTCGTTATTTCGTTCCTGCAAAGTGTTTTTAGCCGTGAGGGATATCCGTGTGAGATCGTTTCGGACAATGGATCACAATTTCGGTCTACAGAGTTTCAACAATTCCTAACTCTCCGTGGAATTCGACACAAGTTTACTTCAGTATACTATCCTCAAGGAAATGGACTTGTGGAAAGACTAAACGGGACATTTAAGAATGTTGTGCAGACAGCGTTGCTGCAACGTGCATCACTCAGGACAGCGGTGTTGGAATTTTTACAGGCATATCGTTCTACGCCACAGGGTACCACGGGAATGGCACCATCTGTTTTGCTACATGGACGCAAAATACGGACTTCCATTCACACTGTTGGGATGAGGCTGCCGAAGTGTCCACCTAATGCCGTGGAAGAAGCAAGGAGAACTGTCTCTGTGAAGCAACAGTACCAAAAATTCTACACAGACAGGAAAAGAGGGGCGAAGGCAAGAGTCTTCAGACCTGGACAATATGTAAGAGTTAAATTACCACACCACGTACAAAAAGGACAGCCTGGCTACACTAGACCGTTGAGAGTGATCGAGAAGAGAGGCTACGGAGCGTATCTTCTTGAAGACGGCAGGGTATGGAACCAATCGCGATTCTCACTGGTTCCATGGTTTTCGACGCCACTTGCCTCGTACGAGCCGTCGAATGGACTCAATGGCGTGGGTCACAGCAACTCCACAGCTGCTAAATTACTAGGTACATCAGGCATAGCTGCACCTTCAGCACGGATGGAGGAGCACATGGCAGGTCAGCCGGATCAGCACATGCAGGACAGAGCGGACCAGCAACATGATCAACATGCCATGCAAGCAAGAAACTCACCACCTCTACAGCCATTACTGCGACGTAGTACGCGTGTGAGACGTGAACCCGAAAGATTCAGGGATTACCATCGCCTTTGACTGTCACTGTTGACTTGACTGACTGGGCTGTTTGACTTTTGACTACGGATTTTGACTGTTGACTATGGACTTTTCACTTTGATTGTTGTTAATTTGACTTTTGATGTTGTCATTGTCATTAATACTCGAACTCTTGGAATTTTGAATGACTTTTCGTGATCGTAAATaatttgtattgtattgtaaaTAATGCATACGTAAGTTGGTTGTTGACGCTTAGAAATTGATATTTGTATAATAATCGTTAGTTCGTTATAATTTGACTATCGGCGTTGACACGGCGTTTCGGAATGTTTAATCAATTTGTTACGAGGAGGGGAAAATGTGGTATCCACAGTGATATCGTGATCATCCGTGTCGTCATCCGCCATGTGTATATAAGCCATTGTCACACGCAATAAAGGGTTCTTACGCTGCACTCAGCCTGGGCTACTACACATCCccttgaggatcaaagacggctaacgtaatgctcgctgtggggtAGAGAAGCGTGTTTTATTGTTGTGCGATagtccatgtattgtccactaGAACGTCCTGAGCATGTCAAGGTGAACTCAAGGCCGTCAGCTTTGATGAGCTGCTTCCAAGAGGagggaacatttcacccgcgcacgacagatggcgtcgtctgctaaaatgTGCCTGAAGTTCGCGTGACtaccgtggcgcggaaacaagatggcgcatgctcgctcttggaactcagtgtcgatactctgaagcgaagcttatttagtgactctagtcagcCCAGGAGAGGTTAGTTGAAAAATTAAGACCCAGATATTTGTAACAGGAAGAAGAGGGAACGAGAATGTGGTATTGGAACGTATATATCATGTGAAGGAGCATTAGAAGCTGAGCGGATTGATACCAAGTATGGTAACGAGggatatctacagccagagaaatcacaTGCGTCGAATTTGGAACACaactgcgcgagagagcatgtCCGCCATTTTCTATAGCACAGTGCGCTGCACCTGTTCGCCCAAATATGCGCTCAGACTGCTGGCCTGTACGCATACTAAAGCATCACAACGTTTCACTACAATAACTTTTAAAGCTCTGGAGATATACcacacgtgcaaacacggcaaaactgaaacactcgaatgcagggccggattttctccaatcttttttttttttttcgcgtcaaaactattcggtagaaatcggtacgatgagcttctaagtataaaaaaaaatattgaaaatCTCTGATATCGATGGGACCTCCATGCCTGAGCTGaagtgaaaccggccaacattTCTTTTTATATTATATCATCAGCGCGGCACCCGTGcacaattattatttttttatttggtTCACATCACATAGACGTTTaacaggggaaaaaaaggaagaaagaatcAGGGCTCTAGCTCAAAGTAGTTTTTCCTGAAAAAAATCACGAagttgcggtattttggtaaaACTCGGATGTTCGGGTTAAAAAATAACGTATTGCTGGTCGTCCTATAGGACGTCCATCTTGGGACCAAAGCCAAGCGCAATCACTAGATTTTACAACCTTAAATTATCTCGGGCGGcggttttttatttattttatttttatttttttttttgttattgccGCGTAACAATTTTTTGAAATCCGGTACCGACAGCTTACAGCCccgaccagggtgtcgaaccgaaacgtttttcgttccggttttcgttccggttacatcatgaaggatccggtaccggttctgctccggagcaaaaaaataacggttcataccggtttttaaccggttccgcttctgctgggaatactcatccccacaaaaaaaaattaatgttgcaaaatgtaaacccgtttattcagcatacatggtatttaatattaatagacagctgtgaaattggtagctcctggttcctgtaggttactgtctgttcaagtgggctttctcatttcttgaagcgcatgctacaaactgacttgtttgtcgtgatgtcatacataaagtactttcttgctgggttggagcgattgcgtcccatccgaatgtctgttgctactgtctagcgaggaagcaccaccgcacgagtacgacgcaaatcgaggaacaccttcactcacaaacgcctcgacggctccgttttattttcttggtgtcctgtccacaaaagagttgccactttgcacgggcttgccctcgcgtatacgtaaatgtattcaacttagctgctctcaaacaagggacgcgttgcgcgacattaccgataaagaagctgttatgcagcccccttgttgtttagttgaggagagtttggggggatcaaattaaaacgaacactacggcacattgctagagagtcacatgtacctcgaagtctgtgtgcgtgcgcgaactataaatcattacaaagggagcctaaaggtcatactataccgacatacattccatcgtaaccgtaaccctcgtatagtatccatgacatgacttcagagcacatgaCGTCTCATTCGCCTACCCGTAGTTTTTCATGCATACCcgccaaaccggcgaagttttttcttggaccaaaaaccgttaaattatttttcggttcccctcctgagcgaaaaaaatgtatacggtttcgattccgttccggttcgcaccaaaatagcggtttttttcggttttcggttccggttttcggttcgctccgacaccctggccCCGACGGAGTCCGCGCGGCCTTGAGCAAACTTTCCTATACAGAACACTCTGCTTTCGCGGCATTTTCAGCCTGTCTGTCGACCACGGGCGAGCCGTGTCTGACGAGAATGTGCATTTTggagtgtaaaaaaaaatgtaagtcGCCAAAATTGGGCAAATTTCGGGATGCCCACAGCAGCAACCAACAGCCACTTTATTTTAAGAGGACGAATgtggagtttcattgccaggggcgacCGCGATATtctgccccattgctgatggtgatatATGGAtggaaataatgagccccttcacagttAGGGTCGAAGTCCTATTGTGCATGCACACAGCACGTGAACAGCAGAAGAGGCAAACACGAGATAGAAAAGTGGCAGTTATGAATCATCAAAGAAGTCACGGTGTGCGGCGGGAAGAGCCGGACGTTGAGAcccagtgaaaagaaaaaaaaaaggaaaaacagcgAGGAGGCGTCTGGCTACTAGCAGAGTGTCAAGCCGAatccgaaccggaaccgaaaaccggagagaagcgttattttttgccggaaccgaaccgaaaacgcCGCCGcgatcttggagctgaaccggaactgaaccgattCATAAATTTTCGGTTACCGTTTCAAAATGGAGAGTTCGAGACTGACCGTTtgaatgcgttagcattaggagcgTCAAAATGGAAATAGctgtatgtatatgtgtgtgtgtgtgtgtgctgtgtgtgtgtgatggtgaagcctcaccaagACAGCAGTATAAGTGGACGTGTAagggggatataagagggtaaatgtaaatggaagCAAATGacttgaaattgaagtagtggaaggtaattaagagtaagagggtAAGAGTActtgaaggtaattagaggtaattaaaacaagaaagttgagtttaaaggtaatgaatgtaagtaTTATGTAATTAACAGAAAGagtaaatgaaattaaagaaaaCCGAAGGTAACCTCAGGTCATACAGGAggtaattaaatgaaattaaacgTAATAAACGTATATTAAAGGGAAATTGAGAGAAATTATGGCAAGTAAACGGAATTGAAGTAATTGAGGGGATTCAAGACTATGTACCTAAGGTAACCTGGGGTTATCTAAGGTAATTAAAGAGTAATTTCAGGGTAATTGGAAGGAATTTaagctaattaaaggttaaccAAATGGACGTACATATACTAATTGAAAGTGTAAAACCGGAGATGAAGCACTGACTGGACGCGGACAGCCGGAAGTCTGGTATAGACGGGGTGTGGACAACcagaagtcgggtttagactggAAGTTGACAACCGGAAGTTTTGATTATACCGGAAGCCCATACccagaagtcaagtatggaccggaaaagatgaacgaatgaatgaattttaTTTCCACTCGTCGTGGgagccgtgaaaaaaaaaaaaaaatgtcgcagTAACGGCTTTTGGTTCGTAGTAATGACGAGATGGTTAGTGCTAAagcgcatttaccgctaaatcgccagtgaattttttatttcattttaccTACCCTAAGTACCCCAACCTGTTCCAAAAGTGACCGGTTCAGGCGGCATTCATTTCAACCCGGGTCTCCAATGCAGGCGAAAATGCACAGCTGGATCGACGACAGCATCGATGGAGACAACGTCGGACAACCGCGCTCTATAGTTTCATTTTCCTGTGAACAACCGTTCTTGTCGCAGCTTTGCGGCTAGCTATAGGACATGCCAAGAGAAATAAAACTTTCGGAACTTTCCTACCGTTTATCTTAGGGCATATACCTTGTGCAatgaaccggttcggaaccgatATGTGTGTCCTTCTGGAGCTGAACTGGAACCGAAGCATTATGCCTGGACCTGAACCGAAACGGAAAAAAATCGGTTTGATCCTCTGGCTACTAGTGTTTGTGAAAGCCATTGTATTAGCAAAACGCCACTCGCCATTGAGGCCAGTTTTTTGTCTCCATTTGTCGCCATTTTTGCTGCTTTAGCAAACGTGGTTGTGTCATGTTGAACATAGAAGTAAAATGCAAGCGACCAGGTGTATACTTGACTGGACCAACACTTCTGTGATGACGCAATTGTATTTACGTCAAACCCCTCCGATCTCGAGAACGTTGTCAGATGTGCCGAAAAATGCTCACCTGAATTAATTTCCACTACAGAGACCCCTTCTAGTAATTCCTTAAGATTCCTAGAGATAACTTTCCTCAGTCTCTGTTTGGAGTATGTAAATCAGTAAACCAAAAGCTCTCCTCCATCCCCAGAGTTGTAATCACAAATCTGTCAAAAACGGAATTCTAAAATCGGTCTTGTCCGCTGCTATGAcaagaaaataaaagtaaaaataaatccTGTGTTCAGAGGATTTCTAGCGACATACATGAGGAGCTCTTGCGTCTACTATGTGCTGGCTACGAAACGGATTCAATCAGAAAATGCTTGTTCCGTACGATCACGCGACAAGAAGCCCTACCAACCGCTGTCCTGTCATCATTCCGCTTTTTCCATGATATTTCCCATTCACTAGGACAACTGGCTGCTGCATACGGCGTACGTGTGGCATACGCGATACCTAGCAAACTGTCAAATCTACCGTT includes these proteins:
- the LOC135391466 gene encoding uncharacterized protein K02A2.6-like, producing the protein MRSDKTRLVAVRLVFRLLLFTMSLATTASFAGLAPPPVFLEKPGKPDIPWGQWRRRFELFLCASGAQDLPAEQRKAILLHSVGTEGQRIYFSLPEVVPALQLSGSAASEASEDETAKKPTSAKSKQNVYDIAMATLDAHYVHAPNVIAEQHRFRQRKQRPGESIHDFVTDLRILVIHCDFGMLQDDMVRDQIVAGTVIPGLRERLLSEGSRLTVERAIEVGRNMERTFAEARDMTEMTEDNQQVYRIAKDKESAHVKSKQRTSKHLKTEMKCYRCGSKAHLANDSVCRAKRQTCRACGKTGHFAKMCRSAGDVRVVSHQVEYPPRLPDSRQVARYECGHATNAGFQDAMVPKLTEPQDESPMVLQLDSSRAQRIRVMLQVEGRDVEALVDTGSSVSIMNNEVYQHFATQHPLTSTSVRLLDFSRQCIPIEGFFVAEVAYAEHSSRIVFYVVNTGATLLGLDGIAALQLRIEGQSLRCLQTSVAPPVMSKELQQEFQHLFTDGLGLARGYIHKVKLCDNVKPVQAKLRRLPFSVRDEVSRELQRLLDDDVVERVDASEWVSPIVVAKKKNGTIRLCVDLRAPNQAVIADCFPLPSIDELMVSLVGAKWFSKLDLKSAYHQVLLSEDSRDLTAFITHEGLFRFKRVCFGLASAPSAFQKMMTNVLKGCSGVLCYLDDVVVFGGTREEHHRNLRAVLSRISAVGLKLNNKCVFDVPELSFVGHLVNAQGILPLQSNVDAVLRLPAPKDFSSLRSFLGLVGFYAKFIQNFADEAEPLRRILRGKSAFAWDEAAERSFTRIKKILSSKPTLSVFNPRLPVVVTTDASGQGLGAVLQQVDGDDINTVAFASRTLSAAERKYSASEREALAAVWACERWHLYLWGRKFTLRTDHQALVSLLTTQGSGHRPCRIVRWASRLLRYSFVVEYKKGSDNFIADALSRLPIQDEMEAEEDICLITAPIEKQELQQESTKDLELQQVSSLIEEGWPERKSAVSDELKPFWNVRNELSLVDSMLMRGERIIPPKVLRHQLLELAHEAHQGMVRCKQRLRDIYWWPRMDADVEAIIRACGICQRVDKSAKTVRAPLCPVLLPDGPWEKIAIDVVGPIESAPLSCRFAITLIDYFSRWPEVCFANTVTASTVRYFVPAKCF